A DNA window from Vespula vulgaris chromosome 18, iyVesVulg1.1, whole genome shotgun sequence contains the following coding sequences:
- the LOC127070494 gene encoding uncharacterized protein LOC127070494, with translation MAPLSAVSVCIVKYFTVRLNTEKIKQLLDHLIHNWKLCRTKEELEIMHKFGKETKLFTLCYTMYIYVCMTMFLLLPIFPLVMDIVVPLNESRPLKPIFKGEYFIDEDKHFFPVYFHMSISIAISITALITGDALFLMFNSHICGIFAAVGCRLENFLKDQIDSKYSINNISKDKCLENVRYSIRNHKSALKLVYHIHMYIYKMLIIYIR, from the exons ATGGCACCTTTGTCTGCAGTATCGGTTTGCATCGTTAAATACTTTACCGTTCGATTAAATACAGAGAAA ATAAAACAACTTTTGGATCATTTAATACACAATTGGAAATTATGTAGGACGAAAGAAGAGTTGGAAATTATGCATAAATTTGGAAAAGAGactaaattatttactttatgtTATACAA tgtacatatatgtatgtatgaccATGTTTCTTTTGCTACCAATTTTTCCACTTGTCATGGATATCGTCGTACCTTTGAATGAATCCCGTCCTTTAAAACCAATATTTAAAGGCGAATATTTCATCGACGAggataaacattttttcccAGTTTATTTTCACATGAGTATAAGTATAGCGATTTCTATAACAGCGTTAATTACAGGAGATGCACTCTTTTTGATGTTTAATTCACATATTTGTGGTATATTTGCAGCAGTTGG ATGTCGTTTGGAAAACTTTTTAAAGGATCAAATAGATTCCAAATAttccataaataatatatcgaaagataAGTGTCTCGAAAATGTTCGATATTCTATTAGAAATCATAAAAGTGCATTAAAGTTAGTATatcatatacacatgtatatatataaaatgttaattatatatataagatag